The Rhizobium indicum genome has a segment encoding these proteins:
- a CDS encoding GFA family protein has translation MKRVATCSCGRLSMAIHGEPTKISACHCQACQRRTGSAFGVAVFYKKDRVETSGASTSYVRAGDSGRSIEFRFCPACGSTVFWMPEFRVDLVAIALGCFVESRSLVPTQSVYEQSRLPWVSLDLL, from the coding sequence ATGAAAAGAGTTGCCACGTGCTCATGCGGCCGGCTTTCAATGGCCATCCACGGTGAACCGACCAAAATTTCCGCCTGCCATTGCCAGGCCTGCCAGCGACGTACCGGAAGCGCGTTCGGGGTGGCGGTCTTCTATAAGAAGGACCGGGTGGAGACGTCTGGCGCCTCGACCAGTTACGTCCGGGCTGGCGACAGCGGAAGATCGATTGAGTTTCGGTTTTGTCCGGCTTGCGGGTCGACGGTTTTCTGGATGCCGGAATTTCGCGTGGATCTCGTCGCGATCGCGCTGGGATGCTTCGTCGAATCGCGATCGCTGGTTCCCACGCAGAGCGTCTACGAACAGAGCCGCCTGCCGTGGGTGTCGCTCGATCTGCTTTGA
- a CDS encoding DUF1007 family protein — translation MTSRRRVASIILSALAGISVVGAPTVAAAHPHIFVDAKFEAVAAADGSLAELRDTWRFDEVFSSSVLLDYDKNGNNTLDAAELAAVAKTVRESLGQYNYYTNVTINGKAVTLAKPDVLHGAYENGSLVLSFTQKPAGKTPLKGLIVFGVYDPTLYTALDFADDADLKTSGDGFNRCSRKVVRPDSKEILAENQAMLTTMFFNDPMGTDYSQIVATRLEVRC, via the coding sequence ATGACATCCCGACGCCGCGTCGCTTCAATCATTCTTTCGGCCCTTGCTGGAATATCCGTTGTCGGTGCTCCGACCGTTGCCGCGGCGCATCCTCACATCTTTGTCGACGCGAAGTTCGAGGCTGTCGCTGCGGCCGACGGAAGTCTGGCCGAACTTCGCGACACCTGGCGGTTCGACGAAGTCTTTTCCTCCTCGGTGCTTCTCGACTACGACAAGAACGGGAACAACACGCTCGATGCGGCGGAACTGGCCGCCGTTGCAAAGACGGTCCGGGAGTCACTCGGGCAATACAATTATTATACGAATGTGACGATCAACGGCAAAGCCGTGACGCTTGCCAAGCCGGATGTCCTCCATGGCGCCTATGAGAATGGCTCGCTCGTCCTGTCCTTCACTCAAAAGCCGGCCGGGAAGACACCGCTGAAGGGGCTGATCGTGTTCGGCGTCTACGATCCGACCCTCTACACGGCACTCGACTTCGCGGATGACGCCGATCTGAAGACCTCGGGAGATGGTTTCAACCGGTGCTCGCGAAAGGTCGTTAGGCCGGACTCGAAGGAGATCCTCGCGGAAAACCAGGCGATGCTGACGACCATGTTCTTCAATGACCCGATGGGGACGGACTATTCGCAAATCGTCGCGACGAGACTTGAGGTCCGCTGTTAG
- a CDS encoding response regulator — MSQGDLTGRKVLVVEDNYLQAKTIAEALADHGAEVLGPFPEPEECLP; from the coding sequence ATGTCACAGGGCGATCTCACCGGCCGAAAAGTCCTCGTCGTCGAGGACAACTACCTGCAGGCGAAGACGATCGCGGAAGCCTTGGCCGACCACGGCGCGGAGGTCCTTGGACCGTTTCCCGAGCCTGAGGAATGTCTCCCATAA
- a CDS encoding chemotaxis protein CheB, with protein MAMRKIIAIGGSAGSIQAIRKICSLLRADLHASVLIAVHVRAGNQNLLASILDNGGPLPASTAVDGEPLKDARIYVAPVDHHLVVDGRFVRLGRGPRENMARPAIDPLFRSAGISAGPRAIGVLLSGMLNDGASGLADLKRCGGMTVVQSPLDAAESEMPRTALLASDIDYRAPAIDLAALLTRLVQEEPGPALTPPASVALEVAIAMGRNSDTPTIAEITDPVPLNCPGCGGRCRRLGVHRYASAVRWGTATPPRPWSTSRRAPLTRQCAWRFGSLASGPLSWRR; from the coding sequence ATGGCCATGCGCAAGATCATCGCAATCGGCGGCTCCGCAGGGTCGATCCAGGCGATCCGGAAAATCTGCAGCCTATTGCGGGCGGACCTGCATGCCTCCGTACTCATCGCCGTCCATGTCAGAGCCGGCAACCAGAATCTGCTTGCCAGTATTTTGGACAACGGCGGACCGCTCCCCGCAAGCACCGCGGTTGACGGCGAGCCGCTAAAGGACGCGCGTATCTACGTGGCTCCCGTAGACCATCATCTGGTGGTCGATGGGCGCTTTGTCCGACTAGGTCGCGGACCACGCGAGAATATGGCGAGGCCTGCGATCGATCCTTTGTTTCGGTCTGCAGGGATCAGCGCCGGACCGAGAGCGATCGGCGTCCTGCTCTCTGGCATGCTGAACGACGGGGCTTCCGGGTTGGCGGACCTCAAGCGTTGCGGCGGTATGACTGTAGTTCAAAGCCCGCTCGACGCCGCCGAAAGCGAGATGCCGCGAACGGCGCTGCTGGCGAGCGACATCGACTATCGTGCGCCTGCAATTGATCTGGCCGCCCTGCTGACCCGACTGGTGCAGGAGGAGCCAGGTCCGGCCCTAACTCCTCCTGCAAGCGTCGCGCTCGAAGTGGCGATCGCCATGGGGCGCAACTCCGACACGCCCACCATCGCCGAAATCACAGATCCAGTGCCATTGAATTGTCCCGGATGTGGGGGACGCTGTCGCAGATTAGGCGTTCACCGCTACGCTTCCGCTGTCAGGTGGGGCACGGCTACACCGCCGAGGCCTTGGTCCACGAGCAGGAGGGCTCCGTTGACGAGGCAGTGCGCATGGCGGTTCGGGTCATTGGCGAGCGGGCCACTCTCATGGAGAAGATGA
- a CDS encoding response regulator encodes MAAQDIAEGRQVLVVEDEMTIVLVIEDTLLELGAHVVGPASRLDVALRLASEASIDAAILDVNIRGGNSYPVADILAERGIPFVFCSGYSDWALEERHRDRPRLTKPYSPSDLAERLLQLLGAGSNERSQ; translated from the coding sequence ATGGCTGCTCAAGATATCGCGGAAGGGCGCCAGGTGCTTGTCGTCGAAGATGAGATGACCATCGTGCTGGTGATCGAAGACACGCTGCTTGAACTCGGCGCGCACGTCGTCGGGCCTGCGTCGCGCCTGGACGTTGCCCTGCGGCTGGCCAGCGAGGCGTCAATCGATGCCGCGATCCTCGACGTCAATATCCGGGGAGGGAATTCCTACCCTGTTGCGGATATCCTCGCCGAACGTGGAATTCCGTTCGTCTTCTGCAGCGGCTACAGCGACTGGGCGCTCGAAGAACGGCACCGCGACCGCCCGCGGTTAACCAAGCCCTACAGCCCCAGCGACCTTGCGGAACGGCTGCTTCAATTGCTGGGAGCGGGATCGAACGAACGGAGCCAGTGA
- a CDS encoding chemotaxis protein CheB: protein MRDDQEKSARSGLIVGIGASAGGLEAFKAFFANLPANSGMAFVLVQHLSPDHKSMLTEILGRASPVPVVEAEHGMRVEPNRVHVIPPDATLTIDNSQLVVVQPAPPRADRRPIDSFFTSLAKDQNDNAVSIVLSGVGSDGSIGLAAVKEAGGLTIAQAEFDHHAMPGMPQSAAATGLVDYVMQVEEMPAKLIEYRDHLALVADRKDGDGTRTDAAEHLSTVLAVLRSKTGHDFAKYKIKTVTRRIQRRMQVLQADAPVYLKHLREDPREPELLFRDLLIGVTEFFRDPVAFQGLSAAIDAILERGGAEQPLRVWVPACSTGEEVYSLAITIREVIEARGATLDVQIFGTDIDDRAIEFARAGRYQRTTGISPERLQRWFFEEDGAFCPNRQIRGMCVFSVHNVTKDPPFSKLELISCRNLMIYMDGDLQDRVLRTFHYALKRDGLLFLGLSEGAGAHAKLFAVRDKAAHIFQRRDGDAAFPDMPMPAQTPAAGNRLARELSQGVGDRVDRAVRMALAKHSPVFLVVDRQNNIVRYSGGEVARYLEPSAGVASLSLHSNLRKNLRITVRTALQSVVKTGEAVVADNVSVFLEGRQRVLSVIVEPVHDTGSEGLYVVAFQEMRTLATEPMQAPDGSARSPEAVAAERELRLARAQLQTTIADLETANEEMKSTAEEYQSVNEELQSTNEELQTSKEEMQSINEELQTVNAEMMAKNDLLSNLNSDLQNLLDSTQIATIFLDENLRIKNFTPGMADIFSLRENDRGRPLTEIVSLLAYGDLRRDVATVLRELTVIERELELHDRGASFVMRIRPYRSIERVIEGVVITFVDVTARKEAERAKGVSERRFTAIVNQAAVGVAETDPSGRFKLTNAAFQTMTGRSAGDLHRLRRQELINPDDAEAINERFEQATRDGKPFEAEYRLQRADGTSVWVHDSVSVLGESDGRANSVISVTLEIEERRRAEEQAALLLGELDHRVKNILAIVSSIVAQTLRTSPSPEAFAATISGRITAITRAHSLLTNRGKGGTGTLQNLVDTELKPYEDRHLRVEGPDIMLTPKAGLSVAMAIHELASNAAKYGSLSVPEGQLAVSWEVTNNPDRRLRLSWTETGGPPVPGPPSQRGFGTTVIDRSLSYEFDGEVERSFEPSGVVCIIDLPFTSEVGDLRPSERGGR from the coding sequence ATGAGGGATGATCAAGAAAAATCTGCCCGCTCTGGCCTTATTGTCGGCATCGGCGCTTCGGCGGGTGGTCTCGAAGCTTTCAAAGCGTTTTTCGCCAACTTGCCGGCCAACAGCGGAATGGCTTTCGTGCTGGTGCAGCACCTTTCTCCCGATCATAAGAGCATGTTGACGGAGATCCTTGGTCGGGCGTCGCCCGTCCCGGTCGTCGAAGCCGAGCACGGCATGCGCGTCGAACCCAATCGAGTTCACGTGATCCCGCCCGATGCCACTTTGACGATAGACAACAGCCAACTCGTTGTCGTCCAGCCGGCGCCACCGCGGGCGGACCGTCGACCAATCGATTCTTTTTTCACCTCCCTGGCCAAGGACCAGAACGATAACGCGGTTTCGATCGTCCTATCGGGCGTGGGTAGCGATGGGTCGATCGGGCTTGCAGCCGTGAAGGAAGCCGGCGGGCTGACGATCGCCCAGGCAGAGTTCGACCACCATGCGATGCCCGGTATGCCGCAAAGCGCGGCGGCGACCGGCCTCGTCGATTATGTGATGCAGGTCGAAGAGATGCCCGCCAAGCTGATTGAATATCGCGATCATCTGGCGCTGGTTGCCGACCGCAAGGATGGCGACGGCACGCGGACTGATGCCGCTGAGCACCTTTCAACCGTCCTTGCCGTCCTCCGCTCGAAAACCGGGCATGATTTCGCCAAATACAAAATCAAGACTGTCACCCGCCGCATCCAGCGTCGCATGCAGGTTCTGCAAGCAGACGCCCCCGTCTATCTCAAGCATCTGCGCGAGGATCCACGCGAGCCGGAGCTGCTCTTTCGGGACCTTCTCATCGGCGTGACCGAGTTCTTCCGCGATCCGGTGGCATTTCAGGGGCTGTCGGCGGCCATTGACGCTATTCTCGAACGCGGTGGGGCCGAGCAGCCGTTAAGGGTCTGGGTGCCGGCCTGTTCGACGGGCGAGGAGGTCTACAGCCTCGCGATCACCATTCGAGAAGTGATCGAAGCGCGCGGCGCCACTCTGGACGTCCAGATTTTCGGTACGGACATCGATGACCGTGCGATTGAATTTGCCAGAGCCGGGCGCTACCAGCGTACGACGGGCATCTCGCCTGAGCGTCTTCAACGCTGGTTTTTCGAGGAGGACGGCGCATTCTGCCCGAACCGGCAGATACGGGGAATGTGTGTCTTCTCCGTGCATAATGTGACGAAAGACCCGCCATTCTCCAAGCTGGAACTGATCTCGTGTCGCAACCTCATGATCTACATGGATGGCGACCTGCAAGATCGCGTCCTTCGAACGTTCCACTACGCGTTGAAGCGCGATGGCCTCCTGTTCCTCGGGCTGTCCGAAGGCGCGGGCGCGCACGCCAAACTCTTTGCGGTTCGAGACAAGGCCGCACACATCTTCCAACGGAGAGATGGGGATGCGGCATTCCCAGACATGCCGATGCCCGCGCAGACGCCCGCTGCGGGGAATCGTCTCGCTCGCGAACTAAGTCAAGGAGTTGGTGACCGGGTCGATCGCGCCGTCCGCATGGCCTTGGCAAAACACTCGCCCGTATTCCTCGTCGTTGATCGGCAGAACAACATCGTGCGCTATTCCGGCGGAGAAGTTGCCCGATACCTCGAACCTTCGGCTGGCGTCGCAAGCCTAAGCCTCCACTCCAACCTTCGGAAAAACTTACGGATCACCGTTCGCACCGCGTTGCAGTCCGTGGTGAAGACCGGCGAGGCCGTGGTCGCCGACAACGTATCCGTCTTCCTCGAGGGTCGGCAACGCGTGCTGAGCGTCATCGTCGAGCCCGTCCATGACACAGGCAGCGAAGGGCTGTACGTCGTCGCCTTCCAGGAGATGCGCACGTTGGCGACAGAGCCTATGCAAGCCCCGGACGGGAGCGCGCGGAGCCCGGAAGCCGTGGCCGCGGAGCGGGAGCTCCGCTTAGCGCGCGCGCAGTTGCAGACGACGATCGCCGATCTTGAAACGGCAAACGAGGAAATGAAGTCCACGGCGGAGGAGTACCAATCGGTCAACGAGGAACTGCAGTCGACGAACGAGGAGCTGCAGACCTCGAAGGAAGAGATGCAGTCGATCAATGAGGAGCTTCAGACAGTCAACGCCGAGATGATGGCGAAGAACGATCTTCTCTCCAACCTAAACAGCGATCTGCAGAACCTGCTGGACAGCACACAGATCGCGACGATCTTCCTCGACGAAAATCTCCGCATCAAGAACTTCACCCCAGGTATGGCGGACATCTTCAGCCTGCGCGAGAACGACCGTGGCCGACCTCTGACAGAAATCGTCAGCCTGCTTGCCTATGGTGACCTGCGACGCGACGTCGCCACGGTGTTGCGGGAACTCACGGTCATCGAGCGCGAGCTCGAACTGCATGACCGCGGCGCGTCGTTCGTCATGCGCATCCGACCATATCGCAGCATCGAGCGGGTGATCGAAGGCGTTGTCATTACCTTTGTCGACGTAACGGCGCGCAAAGAGGCCGAGCGGGCGAAGGGCGTCAGCGAGCGACGCTTCACCGCGATCGTCAACCAGGCAGCCGTTGGCGTTGCCGAAACAGATCCTTCCGGCCGCTTCAAGCTGACCAACGCTGCGTTCCAGACGATGACCGGTCGGTCTGCGGGAGATTTGCATCGGCTACGTCGGCAGGAGCTTATCAATCCCGATGACGCCGAGGCGATCAACGAGCGCTTCGAGCAGGCGACCCGCGATGGCAAGCCGTTCGAGGCCGAGTACCGCCTTCAGCGGGCAGACGGGACGTCCGTGTGGGTGCACGACAGCGTCTCCGTGCTCGGCGAGAGCGATGGGCGCGCCAACAGCGTCATTTCAGTCACGTTGGAAATTGAAGAACGCAGGCGCGCCGAAGAGCAGGCGGCATTGCTTCTGGGTGAGCTCGATCATCGCGTGAAAAACATTTTGGCGATCGTTTCCTCGATCGTTGCCCAGACTCTCAGGACAAGTCCTTCGCCGGAAGCGTTCGCCGCGACGATTTCAGGGCGCATAACTGCGATCACGCGCGCTCATAGTCTGCTTACCAACCGAGGGAAAGGCGGCACCGGCACTCTGCAAAACCTCGTGGATACGGAACTGAAGCCATATGAGGATCGGCACCTTCGGGTCGAAGGCCCCGACATCATGCTCACGCCCAAGGCTGGCCTGTCGGTTGCGATGGCCATCCATGAACTGGCCAGCAACGCAGCAAAGTATGGCTCGTTGTCCGTCCCCGAAGGCCAGCTCGCCGTTTCCTGGGAGGTGACGAACAACCCCGATCGTCGGTTACGGCTAAGCTGGACGGAAACGGGCGGCCCGCCCGTTCCCGGACCGCCCTCGCAAAGGGGCTTCGGCACAACAGTGATCGACCGCTCCCTGAGCTATGAATTCGACGGGGAGGTGGAGCGCAGCTTCGAACCGAGTGGCGTGGTCTGCATAATCGACCTGCCCTTTACCTCAGAGGTAGGAGACCTTCGCCCGTCTGAGCGAGGGGGGCGTTGA
- a CDS encoding NUDIX hydrolase: MLNENAQTDLVKTLSGRDVAQAGALCYRRTENGGFEILFVGSRRNGRWGIPKGHVEDGEASSAAALREAFEEAGVAGIVDKTVFGSFSYRKDTSPNRYQVAVHLLHVSRIADKFPEKDVRKTRWFPLETALREAAQPGLRMLLSRVETLNL; encoded by the coding sequence ATGCTCAACGAAAACGCCCAGACGGATCTTGTGAAAACCCTGTCTGGTCGCGATGTGGCGCAGGCCGGTGCTCTTTGCTACCGGCGGACCGAAAACGGTGGATTTGAAATCCTCTTTGTAGGTAGCCGACGGAACGGTCGATGGGGCATTCCGAAGGGGCACGTCGAAGATGGTGAAGCCAGCAGCGCTGCGGCGCTGAGAGAGGCCTTCGAGGAGGCCGGAGTGGCGGGTATCGTCGACAAGACCGTGTTCGGTTCGTTTTCGTATCGGAAGGACACGAGTCCCAACCGCTACCAAGTGGCCGTCCATCTTCTCCACGTGTCGAGGATCGCGGACAAGTTTCCGGAGAAGGATGTCCGAAAGACGCGATGGTTCCCCTTGGAGACCGCGCTGCGGGAAGCGGCGCAGCCGGGCTTGCGGATGCTCCTGTCGCGGGTTGAGACCCTTAACCTATGA
- a CDS encoding NAD(P)/FAD-dependent oxidoreductase: MTNAFEEKVYDCVVIGGGPAGLTAAIYLARYHLSVAVFHDNSSRASTIPMSHNHAGFPDGISGTELLARMNAQAQLYGAAIRRRRITTLHKVDNLFVAEFESGSIRSRAVLLATGVVNRRPAMPQATHDEAVARGLLRYCPVCDGFEVTDKPLGVIGTGTKGFKEAVFLRSYTKDLALISPEGVHDLSEIETSSLTHLGIRVEVGPVTSTDLDNDMIRVTTPTETYSFASIYPALGSDSCSHLASRLGARLSDEGCVSVDGHQRTTVPGFYAAGDVVAGLDQISHAMGQAGVAATTIRNDLGEQAALVRC; this comes from the coding sequence ATGACGAACGCATTTGAAGAGAAAGTGTACGACTGCGTTGTCATCGGGGGTGGTCCGGCTGGCCTGACCGCGGCGATTTACCTGGCGCGCTACCATCTTTCCGTGGCGGTCTTCCACGATAACTCCAGCCGCGCTTCCACCATCCCTATGTCGCACAACCACGCCGGATTCCCGGACGGCATCAGCGGCACTGAGCTGCTGGCGAGAATGAACGCCCAGGCTCAGCTCTACGGGGCAGCCATTCGACGCCGCAGGATCACGACGCTTCATAAAGTCGACAACCTGTTCGTGGCAGAATTCGAGAGCGGCAGCATCCGCTCTCGGGCCGTACTCTTGGCTACCGGTGTCGTCAACCGACGGCCTGCGATGCCACAGGCAACCCATGATGAAGCCGTGGCTCGTGGCCTTCTGCGCTACTGTCCCGTCTGTGACGGTTTTGAGGTAACGGACAAGCCCCTCGGTGTAATCGGAACTGGAACGAAGGGGTTCAAGGAGGCCGTTTTCCTTCGAAGTTACACGAAGGATCTCGCGCTGATATCGCCTGAGGGCGTCCATGATCTGTCCGAAATCGAGACGTCGTCCTTGACCCACCTCGGAATAAGAGTGGAGGTCGGCCCCGTAACCTCGACCGATCTGGACAATGATATGATCCGCGTCACAACACCAACGGAAACCTATTCATTCGCGTCCATATATCCGGCTCTTGGATCCGACAGCTGTTCGCACCTGGCATCACGTCTTGGAGCAAGGCTCTCAGACGAAGGATGTGTTAGCGTCGATGGTCACCAGAGGACCACGGTTCCAGGATTTTACGCCGCAGGAGACGTGGTCGCCGGCCTTGACCAGATCAGCCATGCCATGGGGCAGGCAGGGGTTGCTGCTACGACCATCCGCAACGACCTTGGCGAGCAAGCAGCCCTGGTGCGCTGTTGA
- a CDS encoding helix-turn-helix domain-containing protein produces MPTPHNPPAAVRRALRKLGADIRDARRRRRLPMAVVAERAFTSRSTLQKIEAGDTNVSIGIYAGVLQALGLLEGLSQVADISNDRVGQSLASAELPKHAHPKRSPGSSRNG; encoded by the coding sequence ATGCCAACACCTCATAATCCTCCGGCCGCTGTGCGGCGCGCGCTGCGCAAACTGGGCGCAGACATTCGCGACGCTCGTCGACGTCGCCGCCTGCCTATGGCTGTAGTGGCCGAACGCGCCTTTACCTCACGCTCAACGCTTCAGAAGATCGAAGCCGGAGACACCAATGTCAGCATCGGCATCTATGCAGGTGTTCTACAGGCACTCGGTTTGCTAGAGGGACTGAGCCAAGTCGCCGACATCAGTAACGACCGCGTCGGTCAGTCGCTCGCCAGTGCGGAACTACCTAAGCACGCGCACCCGAAACGATCGCCGGGATCGTCGCGTAATGGCTGA
- a CDS encoding type II toxin-antitoxin system HipA family toxin, whose amino-acid sequence MADFEVHLDLHGLARPIGLARSNRVRGAETIMFEYHRAWLEDPDRFSLEPALALTRGAFAPPAGLATFGSIGDSAPDTWGRRLMQRSERRTAERDGRAVRTLAESDYLFGVADETRLGALRFRGVGEEQFQAPIRAGVPALIELGRLLQITERILRDEETDEDLQLILAPGSSLGGARPKASVIDQHGHLSIAKFPKETDDYSMETWEEIALRLAEQAGIVTPIHELIDVAGKKVMLSRRFDRDGAVRIPFLSAMAMVGAKDGERGSYPEIVDALAEHGAQGRTDAHALYRRVAFNVLISNVDDHLRNHGFLWLGKAGWSLSPAYDLNPVPTDVKARVLTTNIDLDDGTCSLDLLEEAAGFFALTVTQARAIIKEVATSTATWRETAKAVGARSAEINRMASAFEHDDFKRALAL is encoded by the coding sequence ATGGCTGATTTCGAAGTTCATCTCGACCTGCACGGCCTCGCACGTCCGATCGGACTGGCCCGGAGCAATCGCGTGCGCGGTGCCGAGACGATCATGTTCGAGTATCACCGGGCCTGGCTTGAGGACCCCGACCGCTTCTCGCTAGAGCCCGCGCTAGCCCTGACCCGGGGCGCTTTCGCGCCACCCGCCGGCCTGGCAACCTTTGGCTCCATTGGCGACTCTGCACCAGATACCTGGGGCCGACGCCTCATGCAACGCTCGGAGCGCCGTACGGCTGAGCGCGATGGCCGGGCCGTTCGCACACTGGCCGAAAGCGATTATCTGTTTGGCGTCGCGGACGAGACACGACTCGGCGCGCTCCGCTTTCGCGGGGTTGGCGAGGAGCAGTTCCAAGCGCCGATCCGAGCCGGTGTTCCCGCCCTCATCGAGCTCGGCCGCCTGCTGCAGATCACTGAACGTATTCTGCGCGATGAGGAAACCGACGAAGACCTCCAACTTATCCTCGCGCCTGGTTCGTCGCTTGGTGGAGCGCGCCCGAAGGCCTCTGTCATCGATCAGCATGGCCATCTCTCGATTGCCAAGTTTCCCAAGGAAACCGACGACTACAGCATGGAGACATGGGAGGAGATTGCTCTGCGACTGGCTGAACAAGCCGGCATTGTCACGCCCATCCACGAACTCATCGACGTCGCCGGCAAGAAGGTCATGCTCTCGCGTCGCTTCGACCGCGATGGTGCCGTCCGGATCCCCTTCTTGTCTGCCATGGCGATGGTGGGCGCAAAGGACGGCGAACGCGGCAGCTACCCGGAGATCGTAGACGCCCTGGCCGAACACGGCGCGCAGGGAAGAACCGATGCCCACGCGCTTTATCGCCGCGTGGCCTTCAATGTGCTGATTTCCAACGTCGACGACCACTTGCGAAATCACGGCTTTCTGTGGCTCGGCAAAGCCGGTTGGTCGTTGTCACCTGCCTATGACCTCAATCCAGTGCCTACCGACGTCAAAGCGCGCGTCCTGACGACCAACATCGATCTTGATGACGGCACCTGCTCGCTTGATCTGCTGGAAGAAGCTGCCGGGTTCTTCGCCCTCACGGTCACCCAGGCTCGCGCGATCATCAAGGAAGTCGCGACCTCGACCGCGACGTGGCGCGAGACCGCAAAAGCGGTCGGTGCGCGGTCGGCCGAGATCAACCGTATGGCCAGTGCGTTCGAGCACGATGATTTTAAGCGAGCGCTAGCCCTCTGA
- the virB11 gene encoding P-type DNA transfer ATPase VirB11, translating into MTEGADSGVVRELLAPLSPFLRDKSLYEVIINWPTQVVTEGKAGWQIHDLPELSFDKLMRLARAVASYSNQSIDETRPILSATLPGDERIQIVIPPATTKGTVSITIRKPSSVSLSLNDLDQGGLFAEVAREEADISPIDRRLLDLHRTGSYQAFLREAVYARKNIIISGATGSGKTTLSKALIRHIPSSERIISIEDTPELVIPQPNHVRLFYSKGGQGLAKVGAKDLLESCLRMRPDRILLQELRDGTAFYYVRNVNSGHPGSITTVHADSARLAFEQLTLLVKESEGGRDLARDDIREMLKIAIDVIVQCKRIDGRFRVTEIYYRAAA; encoded by the coding sequence ATGACAGAGGGAGCTGACTCTGGCGTCGTGCGCGAGTTGCTGGCACCGCTGTCGCCTTTTCTCCGCGACAAGTCGCTTTACGAGGTCATCATCAACTGGCCGACCCAGGTTGTCACCGAGGGTAAGGCTGGGTGGCAAATCCATGATCTGCCAGAGCTGTCATTCGACAAGCTGATGCGTCTGGCGCGGGCTGTCGCCAGCTATTCCAACCAGTCGATCGACGAAACCCGGCCCATCCTCTCGGCGACCCTGCCGGGCGACGAGCGGATTCAGATCGTGATCCCGCCGGCGACGACAAAGGGAACGGTCAGCATCACCATCAGAAAGCCGTCGTCGGTGTCGCTAAGCCTGAACGATCTTGATCAAGGCGGCTTGTTCGCCGAGGTGGCAAGGGAAGAAGCGGACATCTCTCCGATCGACCGTAGGCTCCTGGACCTCCATCGAACCGGGTCATACCAGGCATTCCTTCGAGAGGCCGTCTACGCGCGCAAAAACATCATCATTTCCGGGGCGACCGGCTCTGGCAAGACGACGCTTTCGAAAGCGTTGATCCGCCACATCCCCTCGAGCGAGCGTATCATCTCGATCGAAGACACGCCCGAACTCGTCATCCCGCAACCCAACCATGTCCGCCTCTTCTATTCCAAGGGCGGCCAAGGGTTGGCGAAGGTCGGGGCGAAGGATCTGCTCGAATCCTGTCTTCGCATGCGACCAGATCGGATTCTTCTGCAGGAGCTGCGCGACGGCACAGCGTTCTACTACGTTCGGAATGTGAACTCAGGTCATCCAGGCTCGATCACGACCGTGCACGCCGACTCGGCCAGGCTTGCATTCGAACAGCTGACACTGCTGGTTAAGGAATCCGAAGGCGGGAGAGACCTGGCACGAGACGACATACGCGAGATGCTGAAGATCGCCATCGACGTCATCGTCCAGTGCAAACGCATCGATGGTCGGTTTCGGGTGACTGAAATCTACTATCGTGCCGCCGCCTGA